In the Nitrospinota bacterium genome, GAAAGGTCAATCTTCTGTTGAAAAAGGGGGCAAATATAACGATTATCAGCCCAGATCTTACAGATAATCTTCACTCTCTTGCAGAAGAGCATAAAATAACTCATATTAAAGACAAATTTCATGAACGATACTTGGAGAAGGCTCAGCTCATCATTGGGGCTACAAATGATAACAGGGTTAACAAAGAAGTTTATAATGCAGCAAAAAAGAGGAATATCCTGGTTAATATCGTTGATTCTCCTAAATATTGCAACTTTATCGTGCCTTCAGTAGTAGAGAGGGGCGATTTGATTATTAGCATTTCTACTAGCGGCAGGAGCCCTGCTCTTTCAAAGAAGATCAGAAAAGAACTAGAGCAGAAATATGGAGAAGAGTATTCTCAA is a window encoding:
- a CDS encoding bifunctional precorrin-2 dehydrogenase/sirohydrochlorin ferrochelatase, with the protein product MSYYYPIYLDIEKRKCIVVGGGEVAERKVNLLLKKGANITIISPDLTDNLHSLAEEHKITHIKDKFHERYLEKAQLIIGATNDNRVNKEVYNAAKKRNILVNIVDSPKYCNFIVPSVVERGDLIISISTSGRSPALSKKIRKELEQKYGEEYSQFLSIMGRIREELLLKVKDQKKREKIFDSLVNSDIIDLIKQGKEEKINSLIDNLIEKINHQKE